The DNA segment TGTTTGGCTGCGGTTTTAATTGTAGAATTGGTTACCTTGTTCTCGATAACGTGGCGATATTCCATTAAGGCTGCCTGGTAGCTTTTAACTGCATCGGCGAAACCGCCAACTCTATTACCGTAAAAGCTGGTGGATGCCCCCATAGTACCGACACCTAATGCCTGTAGTTTTGCTGATATGTCTGCGATAGCAAGGGTATTGTCACCCCCGAAGGAAAGCGCAATATTAGTGAGTTCTCGATTATTTGCGGTATTGGTCAGCTGGTTAACCATGCTTTTTGCGGCATTAGATGGATCCGTTCCAATAAGGTAAGGGGTATAAGCAGTAAGCATTGATGGTTGGCGGCATTGTGCGCCAAAGATCATGCTGCTGTCGATGCCACACTGACTAGCCAGCGCATCGGCTTTAATTGGCTTGTTGCACAATAATATCGTACTCATTTTAATTCCTTTTTTGTCTTGTTTAATCAAGTCCTTTGATTAGCTGGGATTAGTTTAGCTTAGATGAGAGTTAATATGGAAGAGCAGGGTTAAAATATCATGATAAAACCAGTCTTTTCAGCTGTAACTAGTATCGAAACCCTATGATTAAAACTTGCTGGATATTGACCATACTTGGCCCATAAGGCAAACTCACTGCCAGTATCATTCAACACTGATTTTAATAGGAAAACAAACATGAGCGGAACGAACAGATCTGATATCAAAAAAGGCTTAGCAGTATCAATCGTACTGAAACAAGATCAACGCAGTGGCAACTTGACTGAAGGGATCGTGAAAGACATATTAACGAATTCACCTAATCATCCACACGGTATTAAAGTTCGGCTGGAAAGTGGTGATGTTGGGCGTGTTAAAGTGATTAACGACTAATCAAACGTACTGATCTACCTATATATATTTAGAATACTGATTATGCTAATCTACCTCAGTCTCCATGCATTCAAATCTGAGGTTAAGATTAGCTATGCACACCAATTTTTATGACGATCATGCTCAACAACTTGCCGAGCAATACCTATCAAAAACCTTCGAAGAAGTGCATGCCGCGTGGTCTGAATTCTTACCGTCAATTTTAAACAAACCCAACGCGCGTATTCTCGATTTAGGTGCTGGGGCAGGGCGTGATAGTCGATATCTCGCTGAGCAAGGACAAGTAAACGACATTAGTATTGTTGCTGTAGAACCGGCTAAATTATTAGCCGAAATAGGCCAGCAACAAACGCAGGGGTTGAATGTTAAATGGGTTGAAGATTCATTACCTGCACTGGATGTGGTTAGTCGTCAAGAAATCAGTTTTGACCTTATCCTGCTTAGTGCAGTGTGGATGCATATCCCAAAAAGCGAGCGACCGCGTGCAATTCGAAAACTAGCCAATCTACTCAAGCCCGGTGCTAAATTAGTGATCTCGCTTCGTCATGGCCCCAGTGGTGACGAACGTAAAATGCATGATGTCAGTACCGAAGAGCTAGAATTATTAGCTAAGTCTGTCGGTTTGTCAGTCGTACTTAAAACAGAGCGTGATAGCGACAAACTTGGCCGTGATACTGTTCATTGGCAAACCGTGGTATTACAGCTTCCTGATGATGGCTCGGGGGCATTTCCTTTCATTCGTCATGTTGCATTGAACGACGGTAAAGCGGCAACGCACAAACTGGCATTAATGCGCGTATTGTTACGTATAGCAGATGGTCATCCTGGTGCGGTTATTCGCCGAGAACATACTCCGCAGGGAAACCGAGTCATATTACCGGTTGGGCTGGTGGCTTTATACTGGTGTCATCAATATAAAGTGCTTATCGACGATCACGGTTTATACCAGACCCCAAATAAAAAGCCGAATATGGGTTTTATGAAAGATGATGGTTGGCATCAATTAACGCATCGTTCTGCAACCGACTACCGTATTGGCCATCTCTTTGTCGGCGATGATGCAAAAGCATTACACCGCACATTAA comes from the Moritella yayanosii genome and includes:
- a CDS encoding methyltransferase domain-containing protein, which encodes MHTNFYDDHAQQLAEQYLSKTFEEVHAAWSEFLPSILNKPNARILDLGAGAGRDSRYLAEQGQVNDISIVAVEPAKLLAEIGQQQTQGLNVKWVEDSLPALDVVSRQEISFDLILLSAVWMHIPKSERPRAIRKLANLLKPGAKLVISLRHGPSGDERKMHDVSTEELELLAKSVGLSVVLKTERDSDKLGRDTVHWQTVVLQLPDDGSGAFPFIRHVALNDGKAATHKLALMRVLLRIADGHPGAVIRREHTPQGNRVILPVGLVALYWCHQYKVLIDDHGLYQTPNKKPNMGFMKDDGWHQLTHRSATDYRIGHLFVGDDAKALHRTLTAAVSNIKNMPCKYITLPNTDVSVFEVESKTVRAKDSLFLDMESLSQWGEFSLPETVWQAFNRFACWIEPVLVSEWMKTMKSYQGNQSPEQQRAIASSLDWLEAKRSTVESRARFDLLRQQQEQQCVWSGKVLKQDYAIDHCMPFARWPNNDLWNLLPSDSKVNGQKSDSLPTAKKLKDAKLRITDWWQQAWTDDNTQSTRFFAEANIALPGLTTNNTSIDDLFEALELQRGRLREMQQLREWG
- a CDS encoding YwbE family protein encodes the protein MSGTNRSDIKKGLAVSIVLKQDQRSGNLTEGIVKDILTNSPNHPHGIKVRLESGDVGRVKVIND